In the genome of Candidatus Sulfotelmatobacter sp., the window GCACGAGCGCGCGGCGGCGTCGGCGAGGGCCACCGCTCCCGCGGACGGCTCGCCGTCCGCGGTGGCCGTCGCGACTGCCTCAATGATGGTTCCCATAGCACCCCGCCAGCTGATCCACTCGGAAGATGACGATGCCCACCTCGAGGCCCGAGGCAAGCGACAGGAGCAGGATCCGGTCGCCCTCGGCGAAGCGGCCCTCTTCGAGGTACTTGTGCAGCGCGACGAAGTGCGTCGTCGACGCCGTGTTCCCCAGCTCATCCACCGTGATCACCACGTGCTTGGGTGCCCCGCCGAGGCCCGCGGAGAACTCGGCCATCGCCTTGTTGATCGCTCGCGCGGACGTCTGGTGGGGGACCAGGTAGTCGATCTGGTCGAACTCGAGGCCCGCCTGGTCGAGCACTTCGCGCAGCATCGGCAGCGCGTTCTCGATGGCGACCCGGTGGATCTCCCGGGCGTTCGCGTGCATGGTCACGCCGGGACCGATCTTCGCCGGGAACGCCACGCACAGGCGGCTGTGCTCGGACAGCGTCGTGAAGCCGGCCACCTCTATCCCCGGCGCGCCCGCCGGCGCGCGCTCGAGGACCGCCGCGGCTCCGGCGTCGCCGAGCGTCAGCGAGGCGAGCTGGTCGCTCATCACGTCGCGTACCTCCTGGGCGGCGTTACGGCCCAGTTCGGAGATGTACTCGCCGCTGACCACCATCCCGCGCCGGATCCGGCCCTGGCGGATCTGGTCATTGAGGATGAAGACCCCCGTCATCATCCCTGCGCACGCGTTGGAGATGTCGAAGCCGATCGCCTGGCGGGCTCCAAGCGCCTCCTTGAGGGCCACGCTGACCGGCGGCTCGAGCTGCAGGCGCATGCCGCCGACGTGCCGGCTGATGCTCGACACGATCAGCATGTCGAGGTCCTCTGCGGCACACGCGGCGTGCGCCAGCGCGTCGCGCGCCGCGCCGAGCGCGAGCGTGTAGGAGTCCTCGCCGACGCTCACCACGTGGCGCTCGCGCACGCCGGTCAGCTGCTCGAGGTCGATGTCCGTCTGGTACCGCGTGCTCGCCATCAGCTCGTCGGTGGGCAGCCGCCGCTCGGGGATCGACGCCCCGATACCAGCGAACCGGCTCGCATACGGCGAGCCGTCGGCGCGCTCCAACGCCATCCAATGCTCGCGCTCGTCCATCGGCTCATCCTTGATAGGACAGGGCGCAAAATGATACGGGGCGGACAGAGCGCCTGTCAAGCACTTTCGGCGGAAACTGTCGGCGGAAATTGGTGAGGCCAACCGGCGGCGGAGCCTGGTGCGAAGCGCAGCCGGGCCGCGATCGTGAATCGTCTTCATGCGCGCGAGAGTTCTCTAATCGACGGAGGCCGTCCTCTCGCTCGGAGGTCGAATCATCCCAAGGAACGTCCCCGAGTACGAGGCGAACGTGCAGCTCCCAGGGTGGAAAGGTCGCGGTTCGCGCAAATTTATGCTGAGCACATCCGCCGACCCCAGATGCACCGCTCGCAGTGTGA includes:
- a CDS encoding 3-oxoacyl-[acyl-carrier-protein] synthase III C-terminal domain-containing protein, which gives rise to MDEREHWMALERADGSPYASRFAGIGASIPERRLPTDELMASTRYQTDIDLEQLTGVRERHVVSVGEDSYTLALGAARDALAHAACAAEDLDMLIVSSISRHVGGMRLQLEPPVSVALKEALGARQAIGFDISNACAGMMTGVFILNDQIRQGRIRRGMVVSGEYISELGRNAAQEVRDVMSDQLASLTLGDAGAAAVLERAPAGAPGIEVAGFTTLSEHSRLCVAFPAKIGPGVTMHANAREIHRVAIENALPMLREVLDQAGLEFDQIDYLVPHQTSARAINKAMAEFSAGLGGAPKHVVITVDELGNTASTTHFVALHKYLEEGRFAEGDRILLLSLASGLEVGIVIFRVDQLAGCYGNHH